A window from Primulina eburnea isolate SZY01 chromosome 2, ASM2296580v1, whole genome shotgun sequence encodes these proteins:
- the LOC140823365 gene encoding pyruvate dehydrogenase E1 component subunit alpha-3, chloroplastic-like, with the protein MACSAAGKIIQPPSFNSARSAQKLHSTRKIISPSYFLGFTSHPDKLFPVSQAISSPRRRSATVVAVSSDVVKEKKLKNAPFSAPNLLITKEEGLELYEDMILGRTFEDMCAQMYYRGKMFGFVHLYNGQEAVSTGFIKLLTKEDSVVSTYRDHVHALSKGVSARAVMSELFGKTTGCCRGQGGSMHMFSKEHNMLGGFAFIGEGIPVATGAAFTSKYKREVLKEDCDDVTLAFFGDGTCNNGQFFECLNMAALWKLPIVFVVENNLWAIGMSHLRSTSDPQIWKKGPAFGMPGIHVDGMDVLKVREVAKEAIGRARRGEGPTLVECETYRFRGHSLADPDELRDPAEKAHYATRDPIAALKKYMMENNLVNEAELKAIEKKIDEVVEDAVEFGDKSPVPARSQLLENVFADPRGFGIGPDGRYRCEDPKFTEGTAQV; encoded by the exons ATGGCTTGTTCTGCAGCAGGCAAGATCATTCAACCACCCTCGTTCAATTCTGCTAGATCTGCCCAGAAGTTGCATTCTACCCGTAAAATCATAAGCCCATCATATTTTCTTGGGTTTACGTCTCACCCCGACAAGCTGTTTCCTGTTAGCCAGGCCATTTCGTCTCCCAGGCGCCGATCAGCCACCGTGGTGGCCGTATCCTCTGATGTTGTGAAGGAGAAGAAGCTTAAAAACGCCCCCTTTTCGGCGCCCAATCTG TTGATTACAAAAGAAGAGGGGTTGGAATTGTACGAGGACATGATTCTTGGTAGAACCTTTGAGGATATGTGTGCCCAGATGTATTACCGTGGCAAAATGTTTGGATTCGTTCATTTATATAATGGTCAAGAAGCTGTATCTACAGGATTCATCAAGCTCTTGACAAAAGAAGATTCTGTGGTCAGTACTTACCGCGACCATGTACATGCATTGAGCAAAGGGGTCTCAGCTCGGGCCGTGATGAGCGAGCTATTTGGCAAGACTACAGGTTGCTGCAGAGGCCAGGGTGGGTCGATGCACATGTTCTCCAAGGAGCACAATATGCTTGGTGGCTTTGCCTTTATTGGTGAAGGCATTCCCGTAGCAACGGGAGCTGCATTCACTAGCAAGTACAAGAGGGAGGTTTTGAAGGAAGATTGTGATGACGTGACGCTGGCATTTTTTGGAGACGGTACTTGCAACAATGGCCAGTTCTTTGAATGCTTGAATATGGCCGCATTGTGGAAGCTTCCCATTGTGTTTGTTGTCGAGAACAATTTGTGGGCAATAGGTATGTCTCATTTGAGGTCCACCTCCGATCCTCAAATTTGGAAGAAAGGGCCTGCATTTGGAATGCCTGGGATCCATGTTGATGGCATGGATGTGTTGAAGGTGAGGGAGGTTGCAAAGGAGGCTATCGGCAGGGCTAGAAGAGGCGAGGGTCCGACGTTGGTTGAATGTGAAACTTATAGGTTCAGAGGACACTCTTTGGCTGATCCCGATGAGCTCCGTGACCCAG CTGAGAAGGCTCACTATGCCACAAGAGACCCCATTGCTGCATTGAAGAAGTACATGATGGAAAACAATTTGGTAAATGAAGCCGAGCTAAAGGCCATAGAGAAGAAGATTGATGAGGTGGTTGAAGATGCTGTTGAATTCGGTGATAAAAGCCCAGTTCCAGCTCGCAGTCAGCTGCTAGAGAATGTATTTGCAGATCCTCGGGGCTTTGGTATCGGGCCTGATGGAAGATACAGATGTGAGGATCCTAAATTTACAGAAGGCACTGCTCAGGTCTAA
- the LOC140823366 gene encoding serine/threonine-protein phosphatase PP1 isozyme 9-like: MMTMEGMMDGGVLDDIIRRLLEGKGGKQVQLSETEIRQLCINARQIFLSQPTLLKLRAPVRIGGDVHGQYQDLLRLFEQGGYPPHANYLFLGDYVDRGKQSLETICLLLAYKIRYPDKIFLLRGNHEDAKINRIYGFYDECKRRFNVRLWKIFSECFNCLPVAAVIDKKILCMHGGLSPVLKQLEQIKEIPRPADIPDNGLLCDLLWSDPDPGVVGWSESDRGVSCTFGPDVVAKFLDDNDLDLICRGHQVVEDGYEFFAKRKLVTIFSAPNYGGEFDNAGALMSVDKSLVCSFDILKPAANTAKSPLKKPPKIRTL, from the exons ATGATGACAATGGAGGGAATGATGGATGGTGGGGTGTTGGACGATATCATCCGACGTTTGTTGGAAGGGAAGGGCGGGAAACAGGTCCAACTTTCGGAGACGGAGATCCGCCAATTATGCATCAACGCCCGCCAAATCTTCCTCTCCCAGCCCACTCTACTCAAGCTCCGCGCTCCTGTCAGGATTGGCG GTGATGTACATGGACAATATCAAGATCTGTTGAGGCTGTTTGAACAAGGTGGTTATCCCCCTCATGCAAATTACTTATTTTTAGGAGATTACGTTGATCGAGGAAAGCAAAGTTTAGAGACTATATGCTTACTATTGGCTTACAAGATAAGGTATCCGGATAAAATTTTCCTTTTGCGAGGGAATCATGAAGATGCCAAGATCAACcgtatttatggattttatgacgAATGCAAAAGGAGATTCAATGTTCGATTGTGGAAGATATTCAGCGAGTGCTTTAATTGTTTGCCTGTAGCCGCAGTCATTGATAAAAAGATACTATGCATGCACGGAGGGCTTTCTCCAGTGCTAAAACAGTTGGAACAGATAAAAGAGATTCCAAGGCCCGCTGATATTCCAGACAATGGTCTTCTATGTGATTTGTTGTGGTCTGATCCTGATCCTGGGGTAGTCGGCTGGTCTGAGAGTGATAGAGGTGTTTCGTGCACTTTCGGGCCTGATGTAGTCGCCAAATTTTTGGATGATAATGACTTGGACCTCATTTGCCGTGGTCATCAG GTTGTGGAAGATGGATATGAGTTCTTTGCTAAAAGAAAACTTGTCACGATATTTTCTGCTCCGAACTATGGTGGAGAGTTTGATAACGCTGGTGCCCTCATGAGTGTCGACAAATCGCTGGTTTGTTCTTTTGATATACTAAAACCTGCCGCAAACACGGCGAAGTCACCTCTCAAAAAG CCACCTAAAATCAGAACCTTGTGA